A portion of the Deltaproteobacteria bacterium genome contains these proteins:
- a CDS encoding lipoprotein-releasing ABC transporter permease subunit, giving the protein MRYELMVGLRYLRAKRSEAFISLITVISIVGVMIGVMTLNIVLAVMTGFEEDLRDRILGFNPHIVLVSYAGTIAHPDEIVRKVKETPGVAAAAPLVYSQVMLSSGQSVSGVVVRGVPPDMEEAVVDLKAHLTSGSLAGLGAPFEVPVEGEKDADKDGRVDTTTLTGVILGGELAKQLGLAVGDPVSVVSPLGTPSPVGPIPKVKRFVLAGTFDSGMYDYDSGLLYMDIADAQKFFGLGDAITGVEIRVTDLYGAEQVARRLEQTLGTPFRARDWMEVNRNLFLAFRLEKVVYFIVLTLIVLVAAFNIVATLIMVVMEKRKDIAILKSMGATDRSIARIFMLKGLIIGVVGTLLGVVGGYAGCWLLRHYQFVELPKDVFYVSTLPVRVYGENFATVALVSVVICLLATIYPARQAAGLAPVEVIRYE; this is encoded by the coding sequence GTGCGCTACGAGCTGATGGTCGGGCTGCGCTACCTGCGCGCCAAACGCTCCGAGGCGTTCATCTCGCTCATCACGGTGATCTCGATCGTCGGCGTCATGATCGGCGTGATGACGCTCAACATCGTCCTCGCCGTGATGACCGGCTTCGAGGAGGATCTGCGCGACCGCATCCTCGGCTTCAACCCGCACATCGTGCTGGTGTCGTACGCCGGAACCATCGCGCACCCCGACGAGATCGTCCGCAAGGTGAAGGAGACCCCCGGCGTCGCCGCGGCCGCGCCCCTCGTCTACAGCCAGGTGATGCTGAGCAGCGGCCAGAGCGTCTCGGGCGTCGTCGTGCGCGGCGTCCCGCCCGACATGGAGGAGGCGGTCGTCGACCTGAAGGCGCATCTCACCAGCGGCTCGCTCGCCGGGCTCGGCGCCCCCTTCGAAGTGCCGGTCGAGGGCGAGAAAGACGCCGACAAGGACGGCCGCGTCGACACGACGACCCTCACCGGCGTGATCCTCGGCGGCGAGCTCGCGAAGCAGCTCGGGCTCGCGGTCGGCGACCCCGTGAGCGTCGTGTCGCCGCTCGGCACGCCGTCGCCGGTCGGGCCGATCCCGAAGGTGAAGCGCTTCGTCCTCGCGGGCACCTTCGACTCCGGCATGTACGACTACGACTCCGGCCTCCTCTACATGGACATCGCCGACGCCCAGAAGTTCTTCGGCCTCGGCGACGCGATCACCGGTGTCGAGATCCGGGTGACGGACCTCTACGGCGCCGAGCAGGTGGCGCGCCGGCTGGAGCAGACCCTCGGTACGCCGTTCCGCGCCCGCGACTGGATGGAGGTGAACCGCAACCTCTTCCTCGCCTTCCGGCTCGAGAAGGTCGTCTACTTCATCGTGCTGACGCTGATCGTCCTGGTCGCGGCCTTCAACATCGTCGCCACCCTCATCATGGTGGTCATGGAGAAGCGGAAGGACATCGCGATCCTCAAGTCGATGGGCGCCACCGACCGCTCGATCGCCCGCATCTTCATGTTGAAGGGACTCATCATCGGCGTCGTGGGCACGCTTCTCGGCGTGGTCGGCGGATACGCGGGCTGCTGGCTGCTGCGGCACTACCAGTTCGTCGAGCTGCCGAAGGATGTCTTCTACGTTTCGACGCTGCCGGTCCGAGTCTACGGCGAGAACTTCGCGACGGTCGCCCTGGTCTCCGTCGTCATCTGCCTGCTGGCCACGATCTACCCCGCGCGACAGGCGGCGGGACTGGCGCCCGTGGAGGTGATCCGCTACGAGTAG
- a CDS encoding ABC transporter ATP-binding protein yields MIALRNLSKEYVDGPRVVRVLSGLDLEIGQGERVAIVGESGVGKSTLLHIVGTLDRPTGGEVWFDGENLTSKSDRELAHFRNREIGFIFQFHHLLPDFTALENVMMPALIAGTATEPARKRATELLERVGLAERLDHKPGELSGGEQQRVAVARALVQEPRAVLADEPTGNLDPVTGEGVQNLLLELNREHAITLVVVTHSASLAGAMDRTLRLRAGRIAGDTPRAAAV; encoded by the coding sequence TTGATCGCCCTCCGCAATCTTTCGAAGGAGTACGTCGACGGACCGCGGGTGGTGCGGGTGCTTTCCGGTCTCGATCTGGAGATCGGGCAGGGAGAACGAGTCGCGATCGTGGGAGAGTCGGGGGTGGGGAAGAGTACGCTGCTGCACATCGTGGGCACGCTCGATCGACCGACGGGAGGCGAGGTGTGGTTCGACGGTGAAAACCTCACGAGCAAGAGCGATCGCGAACTCGCCCATTTCCGCAACCGCGAGATCGGCTTCATCTTCCAGTTCCATCACCTGCTGCCCGACTTCACGGCCCTCGAGAACGTCATGATGCCCGCGCTGATCGCCGGCACCGCCACGGAGCCCGCCCGCAAGCGCGCGACCGAGCTCCTCGAGCGGGTCGGGCTCGCCGAGCGCCTCGACCACAAGCCGGGCGAGCTCTCCGGGGGCGAGCAACAGCGCGTGGCGGTCGCCCGCGCCCTCGTGCAGGAGCCCCGCGCCGTCCTGGCGGACGAGCCGACGGGCAACCTCGATCCGGTCACCGGCGAAGGCGTGCAGAACCTCCTGCTGGAGCTGAACCGCGAGCACGCCATCACGCTCGTCGTCGTCACCCACAGCGCGAGCCTCGCGGGCGCGATGGACCGGACGCTCAGGCTGCGCGCCGGCCGGATCGCGGGCGACACGCCGCGCGCGGCGGCCGTCTGA